The sequence AGATGCATATGCAcagatatatataattatacatacaaatagatgtatttatatatgtgcacatgtatatatacatgttaaTGAAGTATGTGAATACctgtatatatagatatgcacTTATattcatacacatgtatatatgtaaaaGTACATAACTCTGTCTTTGTTAGTATATACATGTTTGGCTGACTAATTTTGAGAAATGTATGTATTTTGTAAACTGGTTTTCTGATGTTTAATTGAATCTATACTGATcttttgtattgttttgttgttgtcattTAGTCAACATATATGTacagatgtatatatacatgttaATGAAGTATGTGAATACTTCTATacatagatatgcacatatataaatacatgtgtatatatgtcaAATGATATAACCCTGTGTTTGTTAGTATATACATGGTTGGTtgagaaatttttaaaaatttatgggTTTTGTAAATTGGTTTATTGGATTTGTAGTGTTCTTTTGGGTAGACTTGTTGTTGTTATTGACTTGCTTTTTCAAAAGCATTATTGAAATATACATATGCACAAATCTAATAATTTTTGatacatatagatgtatgtatatatatacacatgtatatatacatattaatcaaatagatgaagttctctatatatacatatgcacatatataactacacatgtatatatataaaattctataACTGTGAATAATTATAGTGTTGTATACCTTTACAAATAgatatgcaaataaatatatatatatatatatatatatatatatatatatatatatatatatatatatatatatatatatgtgcatatatgtataattttttgatacatacatatgtatgtaattgatttattggaTTTGTAGTGTTCTTTTGGGTAGACTTCTTGTTGTTATTGACTtgatttttcaaaagcattattgAAATATACATATGCACAGATCTAATAATTTTtgatacatacagatgtatgtatatatatacacatgtatatatacatattaatcaaatagatgaagttctgtatatatacatatgcacatatataactacacatgtatatatataattctaTAACTGTGAATAATTATAGTGTTGTATACCTTTACAAATagatatgcaaaaaaaattatatatatatataaatttttttgatacatacagatgtatggatatatatacacatgtatatatacatattaatcaaatatatgaaaatttgtatatatagatatgcacatatataactacacatgtatatatatataattctataaCTGTGAATAATTATGGTGTTGTATACCTCTACAAATAGATATGtagaaaaaaaaagatatatatgtgcatatacgtATACATGTTctgcatttaatatttatttacttaTAGATACTTATATATGTTTATAGATGTACTGAAATGCATTGAATTGTAAATACTTTTACAGGAAGGAGAATAGTTAAAGTTGACAATCGAAAGTAAAAGACATATTGGAAAAAATGATGAGATTGTAGAAACTTCATAGTTCAAGAAAATTATTACTGACTAATTATTAATGCATCAAAGAAATAGTAAACTGGAATTTTGAGATAAATGTAAACATGTTATTGTAGAGGAAACCATGAGGAGTAAGTACTTATATACGAGAGGAATCTCAAGGAAAGCAAATTTATTCTGCAAGGCAATTAACCAGTATAGAAGAATATGCAGTTAAACGTATTGTCCAATGCAAGAGCGAGCTTCCtcaaagagtttgaaatgttgtaTAGTTAGATGTGCATAAACATATAAGCATATCTATTTATTGAGTAACTTTGATTATAATAGTACATGCAAAAGTAATAAGCACGAGTGTAAAAAAGATTATGTGGCAAGGAAAGAATTTGAAAGAGATAAGAAATATATGTAAGAAATGTACATATACATAATTATAGATGTAGTCATGTATGCATAAAAGCTAATTGTTTGTATTTGTAAAACTATAAAATATGTAAATTTTATAATGTAATAACTGCATCATAAACAAAAATTTTGGTAATTAGTCAAGATGCCTTATAATCCTAAGCCTATGTATGTAAGTGACCAATCTTTGCAAGCAATGCATCACACTCAAATTTGTAATCAACAAAGGAGACTTTGTTGATTGTGACTTTCATCTTTGATTCAGAATTGTATGTGTCGGTAAAAACCAACAATGTGAATGAATAGTGATGTGACACAAGCTTGTTAATCACAAAGAAAGGTGTTTTTGTTATTGTGGCATCATTTTCTAGTGCACAAAGCTCTTTTGTAGTTTTTTTTATCAAGCGAATGCCAACGTCATCAAATGCAGTGGCCCAAAGAGTACCTGTTGCATCTTGTAACTTTACTGGTAAAAGGTAATTATAGTTGCTTTCTTTCATGGTCATTTCACATCTAGGACAGAACCATGAATCGTCAACCTTTTGAGTACATTTTGTTTTGCAAGGCTTTCCATTTACTATTAGTGGACAAGCTACGTAACAGAAAGTTTTATCTATTACGTTTACAAAACGTAGAGCAACCAGTAAAGTAGTTTGAATAGTTTCTGGTTTAACACTCATCCACTCGCAGATTGAAGAAATAGTCATTCTAGTATATTTCCCATCTATGTGGATAGTTGCTGGAAGAAAGACCGGAGCAAGCAAAGGGTCCTTTCCTCTTAGTGTTAGAGGTTCTGCCTCTAGAAAAGGTGGATTGATATGTAATGTTATGGCAACTTTTATATTTATAACCTTTCCATTGAAATAGCCAACACGAGCATTACGTAAAGCAAGGATAACAACACTATCACCGGTCAACATGTTTTTTAATTCTAGTCCTCTTTGTTCTGACATTGGACCCCATAGGTTGATATCAATTGTTGATCGAGACAGATCATTAATTTTGACAACTCACTTCTATGTTTGACTGCCATCTTTCCTGTGTattggaatgatatctccaacatATAAAAGAACACCAATTATGTCAACCAACGTATTATTGGTTAGCTGAAATACTTCACTAATAAGAGTGAAAGGAGAGTGTTGTTGATCCGGTTCTTCTTCATTGGTGCAACGTTTTAATATGGATGTATAAGACAAGATGATTTATAAATGGCTATTGAGTTTGTTGTATCTAGTGTTTGCTTCCTTGATGGATCCCTTAGAAATAACATAATGTGAACCTACTTCCACACGGTTAGAGTGTAACTAAGCTATTTCATCAAAAAATGTGACTCTAATTTCACAGCCCTCGGTGTCGacaatgtcaaagctaaacacGTGGCCATTTTTAGTGGTTGTGTTGTATGCCTTAATAGGGCGCTTATGAGTAACTTTGCCTttgattgtccatttattttggtatggatttAAACTTTTGATAGGACTTATGTTATCAGAGGTTGTGCTTTGGGGGGATGGAAATTCAGTAGAAAATTGAAGAGACCGATTAGATGATGATGGTGTGTCCCCAGTCATAAtttctggttgttgttctttgaataGGTATACTGGTTTACCAAAGAATGGACAATCACTTTGTTTTACTTGCAAACTAAGTATTATAAGTCctgtaaaggaaaatatttttctttaatataCTTTCAATTATACCTGAAAACAATTAAATAGAGATgaaacatattttatttaataaacatagtctgtttcctaccttgtgttccatatgtatcTGCATATATAAGTGGACAACTGGACTATCGTGCCTATTTTAAGAATGTCTGAATCTATCAGAGTAGCATACTTAGAAGGAAATATTTCTAATtgcatgtatgtgccatcagaCAACACTAATTTATATCTGTCTATATCATCTTTGGTGCTCTACATTTTCTGAAATGATAAAACTTGCAGCACTGCTGAAGGAAGCTCATCCCcaacattgatagattgaattgcaaaaggGGTAGGGGCATAGTCTtgggtattttcctacaaaaaaataatatgaatatagagGATTTAATGTTAACGGTAACCAAGTCATATATGTGCTTATTCGTTAATGTAAAGTATGTGTTTAGTAGAGTATGTAATTAAGCTATATTATCTACAAGCTGTTCATCTATATTTGTCTATGCTATGAAAAAGGGTGCATGCGATAATGAAAAGGATGGAATGGAAAAGAGAGATATATTATGAAAGAAATAACATTAAAGTTTGTTCTTTTGAAAAGGTTTGATGAATTAGCTTACCAAAGTATCGATCGTGGATTGTTGTATCGATTCAGAGGTGTTTGTTGGAGATGCCATTGTGGATATAGACCTTTTTGTTTGAGATAAATCTCAGAACTAACTGTACATGCCAGTTCATGTTATTAACAAGTAATAAATTTTTTTCAATCTATAAGTCCTATTTATTGGAAGAATTCAATATTGTACAGATCATATGAAATAAATAGATCGCCACATAAAGATATGTTAATTACCTGTTTGTTAGTTTTAAAATCCTTTCAGATTCAGTCTGACAATAAAAATCCTATCGTTTGGACTGGTATATTGCCTTGCAGAATAAAGTTGATTGTGTTCCTATTATGACATTTAAAATATTCTGTTAGAATAGATTGAATGCCATAATGGCTCGAGCAATTCATTGTCATCGATAAGTACGCAACAAAATTCTACTAAATACGAAAGTTGTGGACAACATAAATCAAGAATTgtagttttttgttttgttttgttttatttagtAATTCATCAGTTTGGATCGGTTAAAGTATGTGGTCAAGTAACTgcaaaaaatagggaaaattgtACCTACATTAAAGTAGATCGATTTTTTGTGATTTTCACAGTTAATAGTAAATTACAAGCATGATGAACTGTACTTCTCATTTCAGAATATAATCAAAACATGACTTTAACTGATCAAAGGCATATATGCATACGAACACCAAAATATAAAGGTTTAGTTTACGATTTAGAAATTTAAGAATCAAGTACAAAAAAATGAGTTCAACTCATCATAGA is a genomic window of Cryptomeria japonica chromosome 7, Sugi_1.0, whole genome shotgun sequence containing:
- the LOC131856529 gene encoding replication protein A 70 kDa DNA-binding subunit E-like, which translates into the protein MSEQRGLELKNMLTGDSVVILALRNARVGYFNGKVINIKVAITLHINPPFLEAEPLTLRGKDPLLAPVFLPATIHIDGKYTRMTISSICEWMSVKPETIQTTLLVALRFVNVIDKTFCYVACPLIVNGKPCKTKCTQKVDDSWFCPRCEMTMKESNYNYLLPVKLQDATGTLWATAFDDVGIRLIKKTTKELCALENDATITKTPFFVINKLVSHHYSFTLLVFTDTYNSESKMKVTINKVSFVDYKFECDALLAKIGHLHT